In Bacillus sp. S3, the sequence TATCTATTAGAAATTATAATTAATAATTGGAGTAGTAGCGTCTGCGACAGGAGGAAGTCAATGATTAATAAATACACTTGCCAAAACGGAGTAAGAATTGTATTAGAAAATATCCCAACCGTACGATCAGTTGCTATTGGAGTATGGATTGGAACAGGTTCTAGAAATGAGGACCCACAAACAAACGGGATTTCCCATTTCTTAGAGCATATGTTTTTTAAGGGAACGGCTACACGTTCCGCAAAGGATATTGCTGAATCTTTTGACAGCATTGGCGGGCAGGTAAATGCTTTTACATCAAAAGAATATACATGCTACTATGCAAAGGTTCTAGATACTCATTCTAAATTTGCCTTAGACGTATTAGCTGATATGTTCTTTAATTCAACATTTGTGGAAGAGGAATTAAACAAAGAAAGAAATGTTGTTTTGGAAGAAATCAAAATGTACGAAGATACACCGGATGATATTGTCCATGATTTATTGAGCAGGGCAGTTTTCGAAGATCATCCGCTTGGTTACCCAATCCTGGGTACAGAGGAAACCTTAAAGACATTCACAGGGGAATCACTTAAGGAATATATTCATGAGCGTTATACCCCCGAAAATGTGGTTATATCGATCGCTGGAAATGTTTCCGAAAGTTTTATCCAAGAAGTTGAAAATTACTTTGGGTCCTATCAAGGCGGTTCAAAAGAAACACCTGAAAATGTTCCATCCTTTCATTCAAATAGAATATCAAGGAAGAAGGATACCGAGCAGGCCCATTTATGTATCGGTTTTGAAGGATTAAAGGTTGGTCATGAAGATATTTACAGTTTAATTACACTCAATAATATTTTGGGCGGAAGCATGAGCTCAAGACTATTCCAAGAGGTACGTGAACAAAGGGGCTTAGCTTATTCAGTTTTCTCCTACCACTCTGCCTATCAGGATAGCGGAATTGTGACTGTCTACGGTGGAACCGGTGCGAAGCAGCTGGATGTTTTATTTGATACCATCCAGGAGACACTTGAAAAATTAAAGCATGATGGAATCACCGAAAAGGAACTAACTAACAGTAAAGAGCAGCTGAAAGGCAGCCTAATGTTAAGTTTAGAAAGTACAAATAGCCGAATGAGCCGTAATGGTAAAAATGAACTCTTATTGAAACGTCATCGCTCACTTGATGAAATTATCGAACAAATCGATGCAGTTTCTAAAAACAGTGTCGATGAAATGGCAAAAGCCATTTTTACTGACCAATATTCTGTAACGCTTATTAGTCCTGATGGGGAATTCCCAAATAAATAATGGTACGTATTAAGAGGCATTCCATTGGGATGCCTCTTTTCATATTTGATAAGAAATTATATATTCCACTTTGAGAATTGTCCAGCTCCAGTGCCCTAGCGGCTAGTGTCCTTCGCTCTCCGCCCTACGATAAGTCAACATCGAATCGCCACCGGCTCTTCGTGTTTCCTTTATCTCAGTTGGAGCGCTCCAGGCCATACGCCGCTGATCAGGGCGCTTCCGCTTTTCTTATTCTAAAATTGGACGTCCCTTTATAAACTAATAGAAAAGGGGATGAGGGGGCTTTTACAGTGAGGTTAAGTGAATTAAGTGGAAAAGAAATTGTGGATGTAAAAAAGGCGGAACGTCTAGGAGTCCTTGGGCAAACCGATTTAGAAATTAATGAAGGAACCGGTCAAATTCAGGCACTCCTGATTCCTTCATTAAAATGGTTTGGGTTTCGGAAACAAGCAGGAGAAATTAGGGTGCCATGGCAGCATATAAAAAAAATCGGAACGGACATGATCATCATTGATGTTCCGGATGAAGATCAGTGAAAAGATAAGAAAAAAGCCCAAGCAAACTAACTGTTGCTTGGGCTTTTTTCATTTCTCAAGATGGAAAACTCACCGAATGAAGTAATCTTACATAAGATGTTGGAGTGAGTAGAAGAAAAGGATTTTATTATCAATTTTTAAAGGACTTTTAAAAAAAAGAAGGTGAATGTTTTCATGCTGACAGGGATGCAGATAGCCGTGATTGGCGGGGATGCCAGACAGCTGGAAATCATCCGCAAGTTAACCGAATTAGATGCGAGATTATCGCTTATAGGTTTTGAACAGCTCGATCACGCCTTCACAGGTGCGGTCAAAGAAAAGTTGGATGAGGTTGATTTCTCGACGATAGACGCTCTTATTTTGCCTGTAGCCGGTACAAATCCGGAAGGTCAGGTAGAAACGATTTTTTCGAATGAAAAAGTGATTTTAACAGAGGATATCCTTTCAAAAACTCCTGAACATTGCACGATTTATTCAGGAATCAGTAATTCATATTTAAATGGAATGATAAAGCAGTCGAAAAGAACGTTAGTACAGCTATTTTCGCGAGACGATGTAGCTATATACAATTCGATTCCTACTGTGGAAGGAACCATTATGATGGCCATACAGCATACTGATTTTACCATTCATGGTTCTAATATCACCATTTTGGGGTTAGGAAGATGTGGGATGAGTACTGCAAGGGCCTTTCATGCGCTTGGTGCAAAAGTAAAGGTTGGAGCACGAAAAAGCGAGCATCTTGCCAGAATTACTGAAATGGGTGTAACCCCATTCCATTTAAGCGATATCAACAAAGAAGTTTCGGGAACGGATATTTTAATCAATACCATTCCCTATCCAATTGTAAGTGCAGCCGTTATAGCAAAGTTACCAGCCCATACATTGGTTATTGATATTGCATCAAAACCAGGCGGTACAGATTTCCGATATGCTGAAAAACGTGGAATTAAGGCATTGCTCGCTCCGAGTTTGCCTGGTATTGTTGCTCCAAAAACGGCCGGTATCATTCTTGCTGATGTTCTAGTACAACTGCTCCAGGATGATCTGATAAACCGAAAGGGGAAAGTGAAATGAGTTTAAAAGGGAAAAGAATCGGCTTTGGTCTCACTGGCTCACATTGTACCTATGATGCAGTTTTTCCGGAAATCGAAAAGTTGGTTCTGGCCGGCGCAGAGGTTATGCCAGTGGTAACTTTTACAGTAAAAAATACGGAAACCCGATTTGGAAGAGGAGAGGATTGGGTTCAAAGGATTGAAGATTTAACTGGCCATAAAGTTATTGATTCGATTGTGAAAGCAGAGCCTTTAGGTCCGAAAATTCCGCTTGATTGTATGGTTATTGCGCCATTAACAGGCGTTTCCATGAGTAAATTTGCGAATGCTATGAACGATAGTCCTGTATTAATGGCTGCAAAAGCAACATTAAGAAATTTAAAACCTGTCGTTCTGGGGATTTCAACGAATGATGCACTAGGATTAAACGGAGTAAACTTAATGAGATTAATGGCAACGAAAAATATTTATTTTATTCCATACGGGCAGGATGATCCAGTTAAAAAACCAAACTCGATGGTAGCCAGAATGACATTGTTGTCTGAAACGGTGGAGGCAGCTATCGAAGGGAGACAGCTCCAGCCCGTCCTCGTAGAAAGATATAAAGATTCTGACTAATTTCCCCCTTCTGCATCAAAAAAGGTTATTTCTTTATAAGAATATGTTAAAATAAATTAATCTTTCAACAGGGGGGGACTTTCCCCCTTCTGATATGATTTAATTAATGAAATAACCAGGAAAATATTGTGGAAAGATTGAAAGGGGAAACTTAGAAATGAATCAGCAAAATGGA encodes:
- the dpaB gene encoding dipicolinate synthase subunit B, whose translation is MSLKGKRIGFGLTGSHCTYDAVFPEIEKLVLAGAEVMPVVTFTVKNTETRFGRGEDWVQRIEDLTGHKVIDSIVKAEPLGPKIPLDCMVIAPLTGVSMSKFANAMNDSPVLMAAKATLRNLKPVVLGISTNDALGLNGVNLMRLMATKNIYFIPYGQDDPVKKPNSMVARMTLLSETVEAAIEGRQLQPVLVERYKDSD
- a CDS encoding YlmC/YmxH family sporulation protein, whose translation is MRLSELSGKEIVDVKKAERLGVLGQTDLEINEGTGQIQALLIPSLKWFGFRKQAGEIRVPWQHIKKIGTDMIIIDVPDEDQ
- the dpaA gene encoding dipicolinic acid synthetase subunit A, with the translated sequence MLTGMQIAVIGGDARQLEIIRKLTELDARLSLIGFEQLDHAFTGAVKEKLDEVDFSTIDALILPVAGTNPEGQVETIFSNEKVILTEDILSKTPEHCTIYSGISNSYLNGMIKQSKRTLVQLFSRDDVAIYNSIPTVEGTIMMAIQHTDFTIHGSNITILGLGRCGMSTARAFHALGAKVKVGARKSEHLARITEMGVTPFHLSDINKEVSGTDILINTIPYPIVSAAVIAKLPAHTLVIDIASKPGGTDFRYAEKRGIKALLAPSLPGIVAPKTAGIILADVLVQLLQDDLINRKGKVK
- a CDS encoding M16 family metallopeptidase, whose product is MINKYTCQNGVRIVLENIPTVRSVAIGVWIGTGSRNEDPQTNGISHFLEHMFFKGTATRSAKDIAESFDSIGGQVNAFTSKEYTCYYAKVLDTHSKFALDVLADMFFNSTFVEEELNKERNVVLEEIKMYEDTPDDIVHDLLSRAVFEDHPLGYPILGTEETLKTFTGESLKEYIHERYTPENVVISIAGNVSESFIQEVENYFGSYQGGSKETPENVPSFHSNRISRKKDTEQAHLCIGFEGLKVGHEDIYSLITLNNILGGSMSSRLFQEVREQRGLAYSVFSYHSAYQDSGIVTVYGGTGAKQLDVLFDTIQETLEKLKHDGITEKELTNSKEQLKGSLMLSLESTNSRMSRNGKNELLLKRHRSLDEIIEQIDAVSKNSVDEMAKAIFTDQYSVTLISPDGEFPNK